One window of the Nicotiana tabacum cultivar K326 chromosome 4, ASM71507v2, whole genome shotgun sequence genome contains the following:
- the LOC107767986 gene encoding protein LOWER TEMPERATURE 1-like, whose product MEDCTSSLPPNKATTSGAAKYLADLPSRGLFSSTTTVVSSTPGGMRVYVCDHETSPPEEQLIKTNQQNILIRSLMLKNQRGDYSSKDGKGISSNDNGRKRAAEKALDSRASSKKATTSNQVASCQETSKARTPGIQNMTVERLRILLKEKGLSLRGRKDELIARLKGDT is encoded by the exons ATGGAGGATTGCACATCATCCCTTCCTCCGAACAAAGCAACAACTTCTGGTGCCGCAAAATACCTAGCCGACCTCCCTTCTCGCGGCCTCTTTTCCTCCACCACTACTGTCGTCTCCTCTACTCCG GGTGGAATGCGGGTATATGTCTGTGATCATGAAACATCGCCTCCGG AGGAGCAGCTTATTAAGACAAACCAACAAAACATATTGATTAGATCTCTCATGCTTAAGAATCAGAGGGGTGATTATAGTTCAAAAGATGGCAAGGGGATTTCCTCAAATGACAATGGTAGAAAAAG GGCTGCTGAAAAAGCATTGGATAGTAGGGCATCAAGCAAGAAGGCTACTACCAGTAACCAAGTTGCCTCTTGCCAAG AAACTTCAAAAGCTCGTACACCTGGCATACAAAATATGACTGTTGAGAGGCTACGGATTCTGTTAAAGGAGAAAGGTCTTTCACTGAGAGGAAGGAAG GATGAACTAATTGCACGGTTAAAGGGGGACACATGA
- the LOC107767987 gene encoding ribonuclease J isoform X2: protein MGKVSILSYSFFYIICFSCKQLIKKRLKEFGIFVPSRLKVFKTRRKFTAGPFEVEPITVTHSIPDCSGIVLRCSDGTILHTGDWKIDESPLDGKVFDREGLEELSKEGVTLMMSDSTNVLSPGRTLSETVVADSLLRHISAAKGRIITTQFASNIHRLGSVKAAADLTGRKLVFVGMSLRTYLDAAWKDGKAPIDPSTLVKVEDIDTYAPKDLLIVTTGSQAEPRAALNLASYGSSHSLKLNKEDIVLYSAKVIPGNETRVMDMLNRISDIGSTIVMGKNELLHTSGHAHREELEEVLKIVKPQHFLPIHGELLFLKEHELLGKSTGIRHTAVIKNGEMLGVSHLRNRKVLSNGFISLGKENLQLMYSDGDKAFGTAAELCIDERQKIASDGIIVVSMEILRPQSTDGATEKALKGKIRITTRCLWLDKGKLLDALHKAAHAALSSCPLSCPLPHMERTVSEVLRKMVRKYSSKRPEVIAIAFENPAGVMADEINGKLAGKSHVGFGISALRNVMDEDQKGKRASEAHAEEGHGPGYPIDDAAEQVEGDDMDIERLTHDRATTSSSISGDGYFTTKEESESSREESIQIDSGFPESMMKSSKPLKRNRWKHDEMKKLIKLRGELHSRFQVVRGRMALWEEISSNLLSTGVNRSPAQCKSLWASLVQKYEESKSDKKSQEKWPYFEEMNEILSDLEATAQK from the exons ATGGGTAAAGTTTCTATTCTAAGCTATTCATTTTTTTATAT TATCTGTTTTTCTTGCAAGCAGCTGATTAAGAAGCGACTGAAAGAATTTGGGATATTTGTTCCATCTAGGCTTAAGGTATTTAAAACAAGAAGGAAATTTACTGCTGGGCCATTTGAGGTAGAACCTATAACGGTTACTCATTCTATTCCAGATTGTAGTGGGATAGTTCTACGTTGTTCCGATGGTACCATCCTCCATACAGGTGACTGGAAG ATAGATGAGTCACCACTTGATGGAAAGGTTTTTGACCGAGAGGGCCTTGAGGAACTGTCAAAAGAAGGGGTTACTTTG ATGATGAGTGATTCGACAAATGTCCTTTCCCCTGGAAGGACACTAAGTGAAACTGTAGTTGCAGATTCGCTCCTGAGGCACATTTCGGCTGCCAAAGGAAGGATTATCACTACCCAGTTTGCATCAAATATTCATCGTCTTGGCAGTGTGAAAGCTGCAGCTGACTTGACTGGCAGAAAGCTG GTATTTGTCGGCATGTCCTTGAGGACATATCTTGACGCTGCATGGAAAGATGGAAAGGCACCAATAGATCCATCAACTCTG GTAAAGGTGGAAGATATTGATACTTATGCCCCAAAAGATTTGCTCATTGTGACAACAggttctcaa GCAGAACCTCGTGCTGCATTGAATCTTGCGTCATATGGAAGTAGTCATTCACTCAAATTAAACAAAGAAGATATAGTTTTGTATTCAGCCAAG GTGATTCCTGGTAATGAGACCCGGGTGATGGATATGTTAAACCGTATATCAGATATTGGATCAACAATAGTGATGGGAAAGAATGAGCTGCTGCATACATCCGGCCATGCTCATCGTGAAGAGCTG GAAGAAGTGCTGAAGATTGTGAAGCCACAACATTTTCTTCCAATCCATGGCGAGCTCTTATTCCTAAAAGAGCATGAATTATTGGGGAAATCAACTGGAATTCGGCACACGGCT GTTATCAAGAACGGAGAGATGCTTGGAGTCTCCCATTTGAGGAACAGAAAAGTTCTATCCAATGGTTTCATTTCCTTAGGGAAGGAGAATTTGCAG TTGATGTATAGTGATGGTGACAAAGCATTTGGTACAGCTGCTGAACTTTGTATTGATGAGAGACAGAAAATTGCTTCTGATGGTATTATAGTGGTCAG TATGGAAATATTACGTCCTCAATCCACGGATGGTGCGACAGAGAAAGCTttgaaaggaaaaataagaaTCACCACACGCTGCTTGTGGCTTGACAAAGGGAAACTTCTGGATGCGCTTCATAAAGCTGCACATGCTGCACTGTCAAGCTGTCCACTGAGTTGCCCGTTGCCGCACATGGAAAGAACTGTGTCTGAAGTTCTAAGGAAAATGGTCCGGAAGTACAGTAGTAAAAGACCTGAGGTTATTGCCATTGCCTTCGAAAATCCTGCAGGAGTCATGGCTGATGAAATCAATGGAAAACTTGCTGGAAAATCACATGTTGGTTTTGGAATTTCAGCACTGAGGAATGTAATGGATGAAGATCAGAAAGGAAAACGGGCAAGTGAGGCACATGCAGAAGAAGGCCATGGCCCTGGCTATCCAATTGATGATGCAGCCGAGCAAGTGGAAG GTGATGATATGGATATTGAGAGACTTACACACGACAGAGCAACTACTTCAAGTTCAATCTCGGGGGATGGATATTTTACCACCAAG GAGGAATCAGAATCGTCCAGAGAAGAgagcattcaaattgattctgGCTTTCCGGAATCTATGATGAAATCTTCCAAGCCTTTGAAGAGGAACAGATGGAAACATGATGAGATGAAGAAGTTGATAAAATTGCGTGGGGAACTCCACAGCAGGTTCCAagttgttcgaggacgaatggcaCTATGGGAAGAGATATCTTCAAATTTACTATCTACTGGAGTCAATCGAAGTCCTGCGCAGTGTAAATCTCTCTGGGCTTCTCTAGTTCAAAAGTATGAG GAAAGCAAGAGTGATAAGAAAAGCCAGGAAAAATGGCCTTACTTTGAGGAGATGAATGAGATCTTGTCTGATTTGGAGGCGACGGCCCAGAAATGA
- the LOC107767987 gene encoding ribonuclease J isoform X1, translating to MAAFSAISLCPYKLCHQLNPSKRYISCYTPSSSTVGVRGSKGPRRRPAKTEGAGRSIDDSVQRRMEHFYEGADGPPLRVLPIGGLGEIGMNCMLVGNYDRYILIDAGIMFPGYEDLGVQKIIPDTTFIKKWSHKIEAVVITHGHEDHIGALPWVIPALDSHTPIFASSFTMELIKKRLKEFGIFVPSRLKVFKTRRKFTAGPFEVEPITVTHSIPDCSGIVLRCSDGTILHTGDWKIDESPLDGKVFDREGLEELSKEGVTLMMSDSTNVLSPGRTLSETVVADSLLRHISAAKGRIITTQFASNIHRLGSVKAAADLTGRKLVFVGMSLRTYLDAAWKDGKAPIDPSTLVKVEDIDTYAPKDLLIVTTGSQAEPRAALNLASYGSSHSLKLNKEDIVLYSAKVIPGNETRVMDMLNRISDIGSTIVMGKNELLHTSGHAHREELEEVLKIVKPQHFLPIHGELLFLKEHELLGKSTGIRHTAVIKNGEMLGVSHLRNRKVLSNGFISLGKENLQLMYSDGDKAFGTAAELCIDERQKIASDGIIVVSMEILRPQSTDGATEKALKGKIRITTRCLWLDKGKLLDALHKAAHAALSSCPLSCPLPHMERTVSEVLRKMVRKYSSKRPEVIAIAFENPAGVMADEINGKLAGKSHVGFGISALRNVMDEDQKGKRASEAHAEEGHGPGYPIDDAAEQVEGDDMDIERLTHDRATTSSSISGDGYFTTKEESESSREESIQIDSGFPESMMKSSKPLKRNRWKHDEMKKLIKLRGELHSRFQVVRGRMALWEEISSNLLSTGVNRSPAQCKSLWASLVQKYEESKSDKKSQEKWPYFEEMNEILSDLEATAQK from the exons ATGGCCGCTTTCAGCGCTATTTCACTATGTCCGTACAAACTGTGCCATCAATTAAACCCTAGCAAGCGTTACATTTCTTGCTATACTCCTTCCTCTTCTACTGTAG GTGTGCGTGGATCAAAAGGTCCTCGTAGAAGACCTGCAAAAACTGAGGGTGCTGGAAGAAGCATTGACGATTCTGTCCAACGACGGATGGAGCACTTCTATGAAGGGGCTGATGGCCCACCTTTACGTGTTCTTCCTATTGGTGGTCTGGGAGAAATTGGGATGAATTGCATGCTTGTTGGAAATTATGATCGTTATATTCTCATTGATGCTGGAATAATGTTCCCAGG CTATGAAGACCTTGGTGTCCAGAAGATTATTCCTGATACAACATTCATAAAGAAATGGAGCCACAAAATTGAAGCTGTTGTTATAACTCATGGACATGAAGACCACATTGGTGCATTGCCATGG GTAATTCCTGCTCTGGATTCTCACACACCAATTTTTGCATCATCGTTCACAATGGAG CTGATTAAGAAGCGACTGAAAGAATTTGGGATATTTGTTCCATCTAGGCTTAAGGTATTTAAAACAAGAAGGAAATTTACTGCTGGGCCATTTGAGGTAGAACCTATAACGGTTACTCATTCTATTCCAGATTGTAGTGGGATAGTTCTACGTTGTTCCGATGGTACCATCCTCCATACAGGTGACTGGAAG ATAGATGAGTCACCACTTGATGGAAAGGTTTTTGACCGAGAGGGCCTTGAGGAACTGTCAAAAGAAGGGGTTACTTTG ATGATGAGTGATTCGACAAATGTCCTTTCCCCTGGAAGGACACTAAGTGAAACTGTAGTTGCAGATTCGCTCCTGAGGCACATTTCGGCTGCCAAAGGAAGGATTATCACTACCCAGTTTGCATCAAATATTCATCGTCTTGGCAGTGTGAAAGCTGCAGCTGACTTGACTGGCAGAAAGCTG GTATTTGTCGGCATGTCCTTGAGGACATATCTTGACGCTGCATGGAAAGATGGAAAGGCACCAATAGATCCATCAACTCTG GTAAAGGTGGAAGATATTGATACTTATGCCCCAAAAGATTTGCTCATTGTGACAACAggttctcaa GCAGAACCTCGTGCTGCATTGAATCTTGCGTCATATGGAAGTAGTCATTCACTCAAATTAAACAAAGAAGATATAGTTTTGTATTCAGCCAAG GTGATTCCTGGTAATGAGACCCGGGTGATGGATATGTTAAACCGTATATCAGATATTGGATCAACAATAGTGATGGGAAAGAATGAGCTGCTGCATACATCCGGCCATGCTCATCGTGAAGAGCTG GAAGAAGTGCTGAAGATTGTGAAGCCACAACATTTTCTTCCAATCCATGGCGAGCTCTTATTCCTAAAAGAGCATGAATTATTGGGGAAATCAACTGGAATTCGGCACACGGCT GTTATCAAGAACGGAGAGATGCTTGGAGTCTCCCATTTGAGGAACAGAAAAGTTCTATCCAATGGTTTCATTTCCTTAGGGAAGGAGAATTTGCAG TTGATGTATAGTGATGGTGACAAAGCATTTGGTACAGCTGCTGAACTTTGTATTGATGAGAGACAGAAAATTGCTTCTGATGGTATTATAGTGGTCAG TATGGAAATATTACGTCCTCAATCCACGGATGGTGCGACAGAGAAAGCTttgaaaggaaaaataagaaTCACCACACGCTGCTTGTGGCTTGACAAAGGGAAACTTCTGGATGCGCTTCATAAAGCTGCACATGCTGCACTGTCAAGCTGTCCACTGAGTTGCCCGTTGCCGCACATGGAAAGAACTGTGTCTGAAGTTCTAAGGAAAATGGTCCGGAAGTACAGTAGTAAAAGACCTGAGGTTATTGCCATTGCCTTCGAAAATCCTGCAGGAGTCATGGCTGATGAAATCAATGGAAAACTTGCTGGAAAATCACATGTTGGTTTTGGAATTTCAGCACTGAGGAATGTAATGGATGAAGATCAGAAAGGAAAACGGGCAAGTGAGGCACATGCAGAAGAAGGCCATGGCCCTGGCTATCCAATTGATGATGCAGCCGAGCAAGTGGAAG GTGATGATATGGATATTGAGAGACTTACACACGACAGAGCAACTACTTCAAGTTCAATCTCGGGGGATGGATATTTTACCACCAAG GAGGAATCAGAATCGTCCAGAGAAGAgagcattcaaattgattctgGCTTTCCGGAATCTATGATGAAATCTTCCAAGCCTTTGAAGAGGAACAGATGGAAACATGATGAGATGAAGAAGTTGATAAAATTGCGTGGGGAACTCCACAGCAGGTTCCAagttgttcgaggacgaatggcaCTATGGGAAGAGATATCTTCAAATTTACTATCTACTGGAGTCAATCGAAGTCCTGCGCAGTGTAAATCTCTCTGGGCTTCTCTAGTTCAAAAGTATGAG GAAAGCAAGAGTGATAAGAAAAGCCAGGAAAAATGGCCTTACTTTGAGGAGATGAATGAGATCTTGTCTGATTTGGAGGCGACGGCCCAGAAATGA
- the LOC107767989 gene encoding SWI/SNF complex component SNF12 homolog isoform X1 gives MNNNNTVRNVGIGNSGPMQIPQSMPMNHNQPAPHLFSQSHVQRASQFPGHFQMSKPQSQRSHAQFQGQAQAFSHFITSGVNTNVGVSSPATSTPNTATTGGTRKVLQRPTSRAGGSSGHGQATASPLKTMELTPAVRRKKRKVSDKCIPDKVAANLPESVLYSQLLELEARVDATLCRKKIDMLESLKDPPHVQKTLRIYVFNPFANQKPPATPESKTAEPPSWSIKIFGRILGDGPDRPASKMEHKSGVSYPKFSSFFKKITVYLDQSLYPDNHVILWDCSRSPVHHDGFEIKRKGDKEFTAIIRLEMNYMPEKFKLSPALQEVLGIEVETRARVLAALWYYVKTRKLQISDDTSSFTCDPPLRKVFGEEKLKFSLVSQKINPHLTAPQPIHLEHRIKLSGSSPAGNACYDVLVDVPFTLQKEMSTFLSNLEKNKEIDACDEVISTAIKKIHEHQRRRAFFLGFSQSPADFINALVASQARDLKLVSGDSGRDAEMERCSEFYNQSWTEDAVIRYLNRKHASGTDHSASK, from the exons ATGAATAATAACAACACAGTTAGGAATGTTGGTATAGGAAATTCAGGGCCAATGCAAATACCTCAATCTATGCCCATGAACCATAATCAACCAGCGCCACATCTATTCTCTCAGTCACACGTACAACGTGCGTCACAGTTCCCTGGCCATTTTCAAATGTCCAAACCACAATCTCAACGTTCTCATGCTCAATTCCAAGGCCAAGCTCAGGCCTTTAGCCATTTCATCACTTCAGGGGTTAACACCAATGTTGGTGTCTCATCCCCTGCTACTTCCACACCTAACACAGCTACGACTGGTGGTACTAGAAAAGTGCTCCAGAGACCGACTTCTCGTGCTGGTGGTTCCTCTGGTCATGGCCAAGCAACTGCTTCACCTTTAAAGACTATGGAATTAACCCCTGCTGTGCGTAGAAAAAAGCGTAAAGTTTCTGATAAGTGTATACCAGATAAAGTGGCTGCGAATTTGCCCGAGTCTGTGCTTTACTCTCAGTTGCTTGAACTCGAGGCTCGTGTAGATGCTACTCTTTGTAGAAAGAAGATTGACATGTTGGAATCCCTGAAGGATCCTCCGCATGTCCAAAAGACCCTCAGGATTTATGTATTCAACCCTTTCGCAAATCAGAAACCACCAGCTACTCCCGAGAGCAAAACTGCTGAGCCACCTTCTTGGTCTATTAAGATTTTCGGGAGGATCTTGGGGGATGGGCCGGATCGTCCTGCGTCTAAAATGGAGCATAAATCTGGTGTTTCTTACCCTAAGTTTTCATCTTTCTTCAAGAAAATTACTGTTTACTTGGATCAGAGTCTATATCCTGATAACCATGTAATCTTGTGGGATTGTTCTCGATCACCAGTGCATCATGATGGTTTTGAGATTAAGAGAAAAGGGGATAAGGAGTTTACAGCAATCATCAGATTGGAAATGAATTATATGCCTGAGAAATTTAAACTTTCGCCAGCTTTGCAAGAGGTTCTTGGTATTGAGGTTGAGACTCGAGCAAGAGTTTTAGCTGCTCTCTGGTACTATGTAAAAACTAGGAAGCTACAGATATCCGATGACACCTCCTCATTCACATGTGATCCACCTCTAAGGAAAGTTTTTGGAGAGGAAAAGTTAAAATTTTCCCTGGTTTCTCAAAAGATTAATCCACATCTGACTGCCCCTCAACCTATTCATTTGGAGCACAGGATTAAGCTATCTGGAAGTAGCCCAGCTGGGAACGCTTGTTATGATGTACTGGTTGATGTTCCCTTCACATTGCAGAAGGAAATGTCCACTTTCTTATCTAATTTAGAGAAGAACAAGGAGATCGATGCATGTGATGAAGTTATTTCTACTGCTATAAAGAAAATccatgaacatcaaagaaggcgaGCTTTTTTTCTTGGATTTAGTCAGTCACCTGCcgattttattaatgcattagtTGCGTCTCAAGCCAGAGATCTTAAGCTTGTTTCTGGAGATTCTGGCCGTGATGCAGAAATGGAGCGGTGTTCTGAATTCTACAATCAGTCTTG GACTGAAGATGCCGTCATCCGCTACCTGAACCGCAAGCATGCTTCTGGTACTGACCATTCTGCAAGCAAATAG
- the LOC107767989 gene encoding SWI/SNF complex component SNF12 homolog isoform X2, translating into MQIPQSMPMNHNQPAPHLFSQSHVQRASQFPGHFQMSKPQSQRSHAQFQGQAQAFSHFITSGVNTNVGVSSPATSTPNTATTGGTRKVLQRPTSRAGGSSGHGQATASPLKTMELTPAVRRKKRKVSDKCIPDKVAANLPESVLYSQLLELEARVDATLCRKKIDMLESLKDPPHVQKTLRIYVFNPFANQKPPATPESKTAEPPSWSIKIFGRILGDGPDRPASKMEHKSGVSYPKFSSFFKKITVYLDQSLYPDNHVILWDCSRSPVHHDGFEIKRKGDKEFTAIIRLEMNYMPEKFKLSPALQEVLGIEVETRARVLAALWYYVKTRKLQISDDTSSFTCDPPLRKVFGEEKLKFSLVSQKINPHLTAPQPIHLEHRIKLSGSSPAGNACYDVLVDVPFTLQKEMSTFLSNLEKNKEIDACDEVISTAIKKIHEHQRRRAFFLGFSQSPADFINALVASQARDLKLVSGDSGRDAEMERCSEFYNQSWTEDAVIRYLNRKHASGTDHSASK; encoded by the exons ATGCAAATACCTCAATCTATGCCCATGAACCATAATCAACCAGCGCCACATCTATTCTCTCAGTCACACGTACAACGTGCGTCACAGTTCCCTGGCCATTTTCAAATGTCCAAACCACAATCTCAACGTTCTCATGCTCAATTCCAAGGCCAAGCTCAGGCCTTTAGCCATTTCATCACTTCAGGGGTTAACACCAATGTTGGTGTCTCATCCCCTGCTACTTCCACACCTAACACAGCTACGACTGGTGGTACTAGAAAAGTGCTCCAGAGACCGACTTCTCGTGCTGGTGGTTCCTCTGGTCATGGCCAAGCAACTGCTTCACCTTTAAAGACTATGGAATTAACCCCTGCTGTGCGTAGAAAAAAGCGTAAAGTTTCTGATAAGTGTATACCAGATAAAGTGGCTGCGAATTTGCCCGAGTCTGTGCTTTACTCTCAGTTGCTTGAACTCGAGGCTCGTGTAGATGCTACTCTTTGTAGAAAGAAGATTGACATGTTGGAATCCCTGAAGGATCCTCCGCATGTCCAAAAGACCCTCAGGATTTATGTATTCAACCCTTTCGCAAATCAGAAACCACCAGCTACTCCCGAGAGCAAAACTGCTGAGCCACCTTCTTGGTCTATTAAGATTTTCGGGAGGATCTTGGGGGATGGGCCGGATCGTCCTGCGTCTAAAATGGAGCATAAATCTGGTGTTTCTTACCCTAAGTTTTCATCTTTCTTCAAGAAAATTACTGTTTACTTGGATCAGAGTCTATATCCTGATAACCATGTAATCTTGTGGGATTGTTCTCGATCACCAGTGCATCATGATGGTTTTGAGATTAAGAGAAAAGGGGATAAGGAGTTTACAGCAATCATCAGATTGGAAATGAATTATATGCCTGAGAAATTTAAACTTTCGCCAGCTTTGCAAGAGGTTCTTGGTATTGAGGTTGAGACTCGAGCAAGAGTTTTAGCTGCTCTCTGGTACTATGTAAAAACTAGGAAGCTACAGATATCCGATGACACCTCCTCATTCACATGTGATCCACCTCTAAGGAAAGTTTTTGGAGAGGAAAAGTTAAAATTTTCCCTGGTTTCTCAAAAGATTAATCCACATCTGACTGCCCCTCAACCTATTCATTTGGAGCACAGGATTAAGCTATCTGGAAGTAGCCCAGCTGGGAACGCTTGTTATGATGTACTGGTTGATGTTCCCTTCACATTGCAGAAGGAAATGTCCACTTTCTTATCTAATTTAGAGAAGAACAAGGAGATCGATGCATGTGATGAAGTTATTTCTACTGCTATAAAGAAAATccatgaacatcaaagaaggcgaGCTTTTTTTCTTGGATTTAGTCAGTCACCTGCcgattttattaatgcattagtTGCGTCTCAAGCCAGAGATCTTAAGCTTGTTTCTGGAGATTCTGGCCGTGATGCAGAAATGGAGCGGTGTTCTGAATTCTACAATCAGTCTTG GACTGAAGATGCCGTCATCCGCTACCTGAACCGCAAGCATGCTTCTGGTACTGACCATTCTGCAAGCAAATAG